The genomic interval CATACATGTGATAGATAGAAAGATAGAttgaaaagagagagagatgatgTCAATAGGATTTGATTTCCTTCCATCATGTTTCAGCTATAAAGTCGTAATTAAAGTCATGTCTAGTCAACAATTGAGGCACATCCAAACATGAATAGAGGTTGGCATATCCAGTTACCTGGTGATTTATATAATCTGACAAAACGTGTTCTCGTAGCAGTTTCTGTAGGTCTAACTCGGACAGCAACTGATAAAAGAAAGgcataaacatatttaataCAGAATGTCAAAACTAGCAGGACAttataataacaaatatatCCCAACTAGATGCTATCAGTAGAAAGATATAAACATCATTGAAAAGTCAGAACTACAACCTCGACTCCTAGATAAGCAAGCAGAGAAAAGCAAACTTGCAAACTTCCAGATAGAGCTATTTGCTTATATGCCTCAATGATACGTATAAAAGCCAACTTTTGCAAATCATCCTTCTGATCATCAGAAAGATTGACAACAGGTGCTGACATCTTGGGCAAGGCAATATAAGACGAAACAACAGAAGTTGCTGTTGAGGAAATCAGGCTGTTGGAATCCATAACAGCTGCTTTTGGACTAAGCTCCTCAGACCTATCTGTTGAAATTGATGGAAGCACATGCAGTGGTGACCTTCCACCAAAACTAGTAACTTGCTCTTGACTAGCATCTTCTAGATCAGTAGAGACCAATGAAGAAGCAGCTTGGGTGTCTGACAATCCATCAGTACGAACAGAAGAATCCAAGCCAGGTATCTCACTTTCAAGATACCCCACATCATGGATATCAGATGGAGGAGGTAGATCAATCTTCTCCTTTCCAGGCAAAACAATGTCAGAAGAAACTGGTAAATCAGTAGCCAAAAGAGCATGTTCGGCTTCGTGAGCCATGCCAGCATATGCAACAGCATTATTAGGGCCAGCCACAACATCAACTTCTTCCTCCCCTTCTGTTTTCTGTATCTTCAACAAAATAGACATGTTAACAAAGCAAATAAGCACCACAGATCACAAAAGCATTGAAAAGTATAAACCACAAAGAAGTTGGACCAAGAACAAACAGGAATGCACAAATGATACAGGCAAAATTAAAGACAAGAAAGGTGTTGATGTCAAGACAACTGACCCTACAACAAATTTATGCATTTGTTTATAGGCCCATCTTTGGTACagtcaaaaacaaatttaagcCCTCCAAATCCATCAAAAATAATTAGGCATCCACTAAAAACCTAATTGCAACTTTATAGACATGAGTTGTATGCATTAATTGTGGTCTTTATCATGTGTATAACATCTCCTGATGGAAAAAATCATACCACTATTTTATTGGAAACAGACAGCTGGGAGTTTAGCAGTGAGGCTATTGGGGGGAAAGTACTCGACAACGAAACAACATCAGCTAAGAATGATGGTGGATACTTGGCTTGAGTGTCACTTCCAACTATGCTCATGTTCTCCAGCAATTCATCATCCCCATCAGTGTGAGGATGATCGGGAGGAAGGTTACGCATGTTAGCCATCACTACCTCAGCCAGCAAGTCAGCAGATATGCTTGAAATAAGAATCCCCAAAGATCCCACAGCTTTTTCTCCTTGAGCAACCAAGGCACCAAACATGGCAACAAGTTGCTGGACCGGTCCAGTATCAACAGCTCCTTTATTAATGGTTGGTTGAGTTGAACAAATGTCACCCTGAGACGTAGTAGTATTCCTGTTTAACTCTTTTGTTGACTCTTCTGAGACACTAGGTGTTGACCTGACACGTTTGCCAGGCACATCATCATTTTCAGCCAAATCACTACTGTCCTCAGTTACAGATCTTTTCCTCCCCATATTGCTACCAGCAGCATCACGTGCTCTAACCAAGGGTTTTTCTTCCTGTAAGTTCTGAAACCTATTATTAAAAGTCCCATACATATGCATATACGTCCATGTGCTAACATAAGATTGCACAAGGCAGCACATACAGATGCCAAAAATCATAGAATACAGGCAACAACAGTGTTGATACCTTAATAACCGAAGAATCATCTTTTCCCTCTTCCACACTTCCATTAGTTTTAAGAACTTGGTTTAGAGCTGGCTCTGCTAGTCCTCCAGCTTTCATCTCTCTCAAGGCACCAAGTACACGATCCCTCCACTGtataaaccaaaaacaaagtaCATATCAAAAGTGGGTAAGGCACTCAACTTTTGTGTGCAGTGGATGCTAAGTAAAAAGAGTGCTTATTCACTGTAGATAATGCTAAGTAAACAAGTACAGAATAAGTAATGGGTACCTTATTAAGAAACACGCTCAGTGTACTAAACTCATTAGACATCTTTCAAATCATtgattagaaaagaaaaaggcacaTGTCAAACAGTTTAATGGACCCATTCACCATTTCCGAAATAAAATCCACTACCTATTCAACTCGCAAATTCCCATACTTTTAAGGTACATGAAAAGCAAGTATAATATACATCATCATTGATTAAgtaaaatgtaaaagaaacACCAAAGTATGGAAGGGAGATGCAACCTCACTAAAAGAGCATGTttagtataaaataaataccGGCGCAGCACTTGGGTGTGTACATTTCAAGCAGGAGAGTAAGGCATTTTTTAAAGCATGATGTGCTCCATAGACATGAACCCCTTTGATAACAACACTTGGGGAATCCAAACCAAGCAAAACTGATAGAATACGTCCATAATATGCAGGCCGTTTCTTTGCAATACCTGAAAGACTGACATCAAAGACAAGACAAGatgaaaacaaattgaaaaactagaaaGTAAACGCAGCAATAAAACCAAAAGTGTGAAGCACAATTTGAAGTGAGGTTGATGTCTTAAATTAAGTACAGTAACAAAGGTGCACTTTTAAAGATTTATATTAACAGATAAAAGTACACCATAATACTTTTCCCACACATGACTTGTGATGAAACtattttacatataaaattttcaattctctTCATTACACAAGTATTGGAAATTATAACAATTCTACAGAGATGTGCATTTCCTACTTATTCACGTCAGGATTAGAGATAGAGATTCCATATATCCTGATGTACTAAATGCCAGGAAATAAGTTGCAGTTGACAAACAAGAGAGTAGACAGCATACCTGTTAATAAGCACAACAATCACCGAGTTGGTGAGAGATTTTACTATTGGAAATCTAAGCTGATCAAGCAACAAACCCAACTGTTGGCTAGCTTCAATCGACAAATCCCCAACATTGAGTAAAGGATGGCCCCCACAAAGCCAAGTTGCATTAAATTCTACAGGAGTTCCtacaaaatcaattgaataGAAGATATAAAAAACACTTAGTGCTAGtataataacatataaatGACAATCTTCAAGCCTGCCAACACTGAAGAGAAAATCTAAATTAATTACCTTCATCAGGAGGGGCCTCTGGAGAGCCAGTAGGATCTGGAGTATAAAGCAGAATAACTGCTTCAACAAACTTCAGTGCCACCAATCTTATCCCACCACTTCCTGGCTGATCAAATTTTACAATTAATCAGGCAATGAACAAATTTCAGTTTTCATgaaactaaaaaaatcaattcctACCTGAAAAGCTATAGAGTATATCTTCTCCTTTAGCTTTAACATCCATGACCATGATGCTTCAAGATCACTGTCCAATTCACTAGAGTATAGACCCTGAAACAAAGATAATAAGCATGTGAACTTGTAAAGGGTACATCAGAAAGTTAGCAGGCTTCGAATAGCCTACTGCCCAATGACAGGTCAATACAGAGCTTAAAATAATGCCAAATTATCACCTCATGGAAACTCGATGAACTCAAATTAACACAATGTAACAGCAAGCAAAGACATAACTATAATAGTTTTCGCttataagaaaaattctaTCCCTGAAAAGCTAGTATTCACAGATTAATATTCTATAAAAGCAAATTAAGATATGAACTAAGACAATTCAAATTATGAGTTAGAATGTAAACACACCTGAATTGCAATTTTTTCGAGTGTAAGACGAAACAAATCAATGCTGCAAGCAATAGATTGTCGAGCAACAGCAGGTGTAGCATCTTCCAAAACAGTTATCAGAAACGGTGCAATTTCAGGTACAAAATCGAGGTTTTTCACTCCAATTTCACCAATAATCCtacatttaattttaaaaaaagaacgAAATATACTTCAATTTATAAGTAATAAAACAGCTAAGATAATGCGGATTGAGCTAGGGATTTCAGAGGAGCCTACTCGGTGGCGAGCTTGCGAACCGGACCGGACGGGTCAGAGTAAAGGTCGAAGACGCGAGGAAGGAACTCGGAGAGGGCAGCGGCGTCTTCCTCCAACAAAGTTTGCTTCAATTGATGAGAAAGATCCAGCTTCGAAGCTAAGTCTACAGCTAGCTTCACTGAGTTGAACAAACTCGCGAGCTTTTCTCTCGAAACTGGATTCATGATCCCCACCAttacaaagaaaactagaaaaaaaaaaaaaccgtaACAATTCACCGTTTTATTTCATGAAGGctgttttttgtttgtttgtttgtttattttgttgatttNctagaaaaaaaaaaaaaccgtaACAATTCACCGTTTTATTTCATGAAGGctgttttttgtttgtttgtttgttttagttgttgattTCAATTGGAAGAAGCGATTGGGGGAggttttttggggggggggggggggaggaaatgaaaaggaaagCAAGGGAAGGGGAAATGTTAGTTACTAGGGTTCaagtttttttacttttttatacCTTATTGTAATTTATGTATGACTAGACCTTTAACAGTAATTTTAGTCACGCTTgcaaatcatttttttcttttatactGTTTTTTAATACgtttatatttgatacatcattcttattattattattattattattatataaatatttacaatattcattttttttacaccaattttttcttaattgtgTTAAGCCAGTCggaaaacaaattttatagaattaagaaaaacatagaaaaaaagatagtcttaaaataaaatttgtgtGTAATTTGAAGTTTATGATATCAACAAGTGAAGTTtagaattatatatttttatcacaaattaaaatgaaaaaaaataagttacaTCCATCAATCATTTTCTTAATTCTAATTCTACGACGTAattacaaataattaaattatatgtcatgtgattaaaaaaacaattggTATTAAATCTAATTGTGAAtgcattttatt from Theobroma cacao cultivar B97-61/B2 chromosome 5, Criollo_cocoa_genome_V2, whole genome shotgun sequence carries:
- the LOC18597540 gene encoding uncharacterized protein LOC18597540, whose amino-acid sequence is MVGIMNPVSREKLASLFNSVKLAVDLASKLDLSHQLKQTLLEEDAAALSEFLPRVFDLYSDPSGPVRKLATEIIGEIGVKNLDFVPEIAPFLITVLEDATPAVARQSIACSIDLFRLTLEKIAIQGLYSSELDSDLEASWSWMLKLKEKIYSIAFQPGSGGIRLVALKFVEAVILLYTPDPTGSPEAPPDEGTPVEFNATWLCGGHPLLNVGDLSIEASQQLGLLLDQLRFPIVKSLTNSVIVVLINSLSGIAKKRPAYYGRILSVLLGLDSPSVVIKGVHVYGAHHALKNALLSCLKCTHPSAAPWRDRVLGALREMKAGGLAEPALNQVLKTNGSVEEGKDDSSVIKEEKPLVRARDAAGSNMGRKRSVTEDSSDLAENDDVPGKRVRSTPSVSEESTKELNRNTTTSQGDICSTQPTINKGAVDTGPVQQLVAMFGALVAQGEKAVGSLGILISSISADLLAEVVMANMRNLPPDHPHTDGDDELLENMSIVGSDTQAKYPPSFLADVVSLSSTFPPIASLLNSQLSVSNKIVKTEGEEEVDVVAGPNNAVAYAGMAHEAEHALLATDLPVSSDIVLPGKEKIDLPPPSDIHDVGYLESEIPGLDSSVRTDGLSDTQAASSLVSTDLEDASQEQVTSFGGRSPLHVLPSISTDRSEELSPKAAVMDSNSLISSTATSVVSSYIALPKMSAPVVNLSDDQKDDLQKLAFIRIIEAYKQIALSGSLQVCFSLLAYLGVELLSELDLQKLLREHVLSDYINHQGHELTLRVLYRLFGEAEEESDFFSCTTAASAYETFLLAVAETLRDSFPPSDKSLSKLLGEAPRLPKSVLNLLECLCSPGISEKAENESQSGDRVTQGLSTVWSLILLRPPIRDVCLKIALKSAVHHLEEVRMKAIRLVANKLYPLSSIAQQIEDFAREMLLSVVNGDGIERTDAEGSITEPHKESDSEKPSNEHQSMSSIGKDISADVHQSETSQSVSSLSVPEAQQSMSLYFALCTKKHSLFRQIFVIYKSASKAVKQAIHRHIPILVRTMGSSSDLLEIISDPPSGSESLLMQVLHTLTDGTVPSAELMFTIKKLFDSKLKDVEILIPVLPFLPRDEVLLLFPHLVNLPLDKFQAAVTRLLQGSSHSAPALSPAEVLIAIHGIDPERDGIPLKKVTDACNACFEQRQIFTQQVLAKVLNQLVEQIPLPLLFMRTVLQAIGAFPALVDFIMEILSRLVSKQIWKYPKLWVGFLKCALLTKPQSFSVLLQLPPPQLENALNRTAALKAPLVAHASQQNIRTSLPRSILAVLGLSLDSQNSSQAQTSQAHTGDTSNSDKDAVAVEKSKESSSAS